In Geminocystis sp. NIES-3708, a single window of DNA contains:
- a CDS encoding HD domain-containing phosphohydrolase produces the protein MSPESTLHQLRKDLQEGELPSSYGVYFKNTLVALCHALEDHILQHTYEDDIYKPLVLVTFQEGKWYLQEAERYWDLAQHSRQVAIAAVEDSGFGSHRTSQLDNVELVYLREDDSLVEEWNLVILAPDYAAMVLCHELSSEEYRGGSQPQTDTERKFYGLWTFDRALVEKTVTILTQRMKPYNIALADKLEKMQWQIKYIAPSGIVDLTGVVSRIVSYLQTSQQELITVNRQARELRDLEGQALKLSRNLAASKLQAFLRMAQKVDSNDPFNPYASLQVAAFAETLGQILDLPTLQLRRLRLAGLLFRIGLAEAPTEIFTGNLDELDSSTYKFWRDRSILGSHLLSSMSELEPITKIVYHQLEYWDGSGNPDGLKATEIPLESRILGLVSYFQELTQSRGDRQGYSLSDAFAKCEKYSGIRFDPNLIDSLKTIIRLTEIGLMQLPERPSQLPPVWLEDATK, from the coding sequence ATGTCACCAGAATCTACTCTCCACCAGTTAAGAAAAGATCTTCAAGAAGGTGAATTGCCTTCTAGTTATGGTGTTTATTTCAAAAATACCCTTGTTGCTCTTTGTCATGCTTTAGAAGATCATATTTTGCAACATACCTACGAAGATGATATATATAAGCCCTTAGTATTGGTGACTTTTCAAGAAGGTAAATGGTATCTTCAAGAAGCTGAACGTTATTGGGATTTAGCTCAACATTCTCGACAAGTGGCGATCGCAGCAGTAGAAGATAGTGGTTTTGGATCTCATCGCACCAGTCAGCTAGATAACGTTGAGTTGGTCTATTTACGGGAAGATGATAGTTTAGTCGAAGAATGGAATTTAGTTATTTTAGCCCCAGATTATGCCGCAATGGTGCTTTGCCATGAACTATCCTCAGAAGAATATCGAGGAGGAAGTCAACCCCAAACGGATACAGAAAGAAAGTTTTACGGCTTATGGACATTTGATCGAGCTTTAGTCGAAAAAACAGTTACAATCTTAACTCAACGCATGAAACCCTATAATATTGCTTTAGCAGATAAACTAGAAAAAATGCAATGGCAAATTAAATATATTGCCCCCTCTGGTATCGTTGATTTAACGGGGGTTGTAAGTCGTATCGTTTCCTATTTACAAACCAGTCAACAAGAATTAATTACCGTTAACCGTCAAGCCAGAGAATTAAGGGATTTAGAAGGACAAGCTCTCAAATTGAGTCGTAACCTTGCCGCTAGTAAACTTCAAGCCTTTCTGAGAATGGCACAAAAAGTAGATAGCAATGATCCATTTAACCCTTATGCTTCTTTACAAGTAGCTGCTTTTGCCGAGACACTGGGACAAATTCTTGATTTACCAACCCTACAATTAAGACGATTAAGATTAGCAGGATTATTATTTCGTATTGGTTTAGCGGAAGCACCAACGGAAATTTTTACGGGCAATCTTGATGAATTAGATTCTAGCACTTATAAATTTTGGCGTGATCGTTCAATTTTAGGTTCTCATTTACTATCCTCCATGAGTGAGCTAGAACCGATCACAAAAATTGTCTATCATCAACTAGAATATTGGGATGGTAGTGGAAATCCTGATGGTTTAAAAGCCACAGAAATTCCTTTAGAATCAAGAATTTTAGGATTAGTAAGCTATTTTCAAGAGTTAACCCAATCAAGGGGTGACAGACAAGGCTATAGCTTATCAGATGCCTTTGCCAAATGTGAAAAATACAGTGGTATCCGATTTGATCCTAATTTGATAGACTCATTAAAAACTATCATTCGTTTAACAGAAATAGGTTTAATGCAATTACCTGAGCGTCCAAGTCAACTACCTCCTGTATGGCTAGAAGATGCGACGAAATAA
- a CDS encoding peroxiredoxin-like family protein yields the protein MSIISTTKISPYFIFSKTQKQRVSDAKTISIFSDCQSFNYTLVIVLPQLGDFDSLEYVWWLNKETDLLKTKNVTVKAIAIGNRESGKKFCQYTGFSEDNLFIDSKAELHRELKLYQGLNWNLAFFSPIQNAWLNLLLMCAGIGSKGTLKEVFRGYIGDKNAPSLFRENEEINIKPLPMIKGSLFNRAGKDYQRPFELATLRLQNMIEVLKHWRTYVPDDQYITQRGGTFLFNKGGELIYEHRDKGILGFAENMSNPLTFLTKLT from the coding sequence ATGTCAATTATATCGACAACAAAAATTTCTCCTTATTTTATTTTCAGTAAAACACAAAAACAGAGAGTTAGTGACGCAAAAACTATCTCAATTTTTTCTGATTGTCAGTCATTTAATTATACTTTAGTCATCGTTTTACCTCAACTCGGTGATTTTGATAGTCTCGAATATGTTTGGTGGTTAAATAAAGAAACAGATTTACTTAAAACCAAAAATGTAACTGTCAAGGCGATCGCCATTGGTAATAGAGAATCAGGGAAAAAGTTTTGTCAATATACAGGATTTTCCGAAGATAATTTATTCATTGATTCTAAGGCAGAACTTCATAGAGAATTAAAATTATATCAAGGTTTAAATTGGAATTTAGCTTTCTTTTCACCCATACAAAATGCTTGGTTAAATCTATTATTAATGTGTGCAGGAATTGGTAGTAAAGGCACTCTCAAAGAGGTTTTTAGAGGTTATATAGGAGATAAAAATGCACCATCACTATTTAGGGAAAATGAAGAAATAAATATTAAACCGTTACCGATGATTAAAGGCTCATTATTTAACCGTGCAGGAAAAGATTATCAACGCCCTTTTGAATTAGCTACTTTACGTCTGCAAAATATGATTGAAGTATTAAAACATTGGCGAACTTATGTACCAGATGATCAATATATTACTCAAAGAGGTGGAACTTTTCTTTTCAATAAAGGAGGAGAATTGATTTATGAACATCGAGATAAAGGAATATTGGGATTTGCCGAAAATATGAGTAATCCATTGACATTTTTGACAAAATTAACCTGA
- a CDS encoding restriction endonuclease subunit S, which produces MIDKDNLKKVLVNLRFIASEKENIFTKEFPVIETILKVDFKNEKLIYPTEKGFTISGDFTTSFNQKENFVVFECVCRLFDKGYKPQHIELEPKWTVGHGASGGRADIMVKDNSGKSLLIIECKTAGNEFDNEWKKTLINGGQIFSYAKQAGSTQFIALYTSDLVDEKVTFNYYLITLKDNEKLLEEIADKEPLSYEKAKLLNKEDIYQAWKETYNQDFATKGIFEDDIPAYEIGKTKYSLADLTTINSNDIQGKYHQFATILRQHNVSGRENAFDKLVNLFLCKIVDETNNPDELKFYWKGIAYDSFFELQDRLQKLYQEGMKRFLGEDVTYIDNESIDQAFRFFKNDPDATKDTIKKYFRQLKFFTNNDFAFIDVHNEKLFYQNSAVLLKLVQMLQDIRLKTEEENQFLGDMFEGFLDQAIKQSEGQFFTPIPIVKFILKSLPLEQIITESEEIPKVIDYACGAGHFLNEYAQEIKPIVENNKKNDLEKYYQNIVGIEKEYRLSKVAKVSAFMYGQDEINIIYADTLANIPNIKENDYSILVANPPYSVKGFLETLEEKDRKKYQLIETIETKSYPNNNSIETFFIERAKQLLKPDGVMGIIVPSSILTKGKAKSTSKSTNIYVATREILLKYFDIIAIAEFGSGTFGKTGTNTVTLFLRRKAENPAPCEHFLNRVNSWFKGEDSKNNIFQDEYLIKKYCHHLEFNFEDYKLFLAGEINEQLLNHDIFKEYQKEFDKWTEIKNLKKQRAFKALSKEAKQEELNKRFMAYVQDIERDKLYYFVLASLNPQRVLIVKSPSKNTEIKEFLGYEWSSAKGNEGIKYLGNITVEEVTENEEDDKRVLSNLFNLANINTPLYDPQNNDNSEKINYLIKQNFIGETVDIPDSLTSFVTSAFLVDMLDFSRPDFSKSLNTSPNQNLTINSKWDLAKIADILSLEYGISLPEADRINGEYPVIGSNGIVGYHNDFIVEKPCIVVGRKGSAGKINWINENCFPIDTTFYVKELTDKTNYYYLYLILNLLGLENLAGGTGVPGLSRDDVYIQKIPLPPLEIQEEIVKACQAIDEEFEKAETIIKSEKEKIEKLIIETINKSPTLKLSDTAINIFAGGDKPKEFSTVKTDKFSIPVYSNSAVNNGLFGYTTKFDDRVSESTVTVTARGTIGFAIARNDKYVPIVRLIVINVNKKVINNRYLEFALNYSNIFNSGSVIPQLTVPEISNINIAVPNLEIQVKLVAEIEKCEAKIKEAQTIINSIANRKKAVIYQYL; this is translated from the coding sequence GTGATTGATAAAGATAATCTTAAAAAAGTATTAGTTAATCTTAGATTTATAGCCAGTGAAAAAGAGAATATTTTTACGAAAGAATTTCCCGTAATTGAAACAATATTAAAGGTAGATTTTAAAAACGAAAAATTAATTTATCCCACCGAAAAAGGTTTTACTATTAGTGGTGATTTTACCACCAGTTTCAACCAAAAAGAGAATTTTGTTGTTTTTGAATGCGTTTGTAGATTATTTGATAAAGGTTATAAACCGCAACATATTGAACTTGAACCAAAATGGACTGTAGGGCATGGTGCAAGTGGTGGAAGGGCGGATATTATGGTTAAAGATAATTCGGGTAAATCTTTGTTAATTATTGAGTGTAAAACCGCAGGAAATGAATTTGATAATGAATGGAAAAAGACTTTAATTAATGGTGGACAAATTTTTTCCTATGCCAAACAAGCAGGAAGCACTCAATTTATTGCCCTTTATACTTCTGATTTGGTAGATGAAAAGGTTACTTTTAACTATTATTTAATTACCCTTAAAGATAATGAAAAACTCTTAGAAGAAATAGCAGATAAAGAACCATTATCCTATGAAAAAGCTAAACTTTTAAATAAAGAAGACATTTATCAAGCATGGAAAGAAACTTATAATCAAGATTTCGCTACTAAGGGAATTTTTGAGGATGATATACCAGCCTATGAAATTGGTAAAACTAAATATTCTTTAGCGGATTTAACCACTATTAACAGTAATGATATTCAAGGAAAATATCATCAATTTGCCACTATTTTAAGACAGCATAATGTGTCAGGGCGTGAAAATGCTTTTGATAAATTAGTTAATTTATTCTTGTGTAAAATTGTTGATGAAACTAACAATCCTGATGAATTAAAGTTTTACTGGAAAGGTATCGCTTATGATAGCTTTTTTGAGTTGCAAGATCGTTTACAAAAGCTATATCAAGAAGGAATGAAACGGTTTTTAGGGGAAGATGTAACTTATATTGATAATGAATCAATTGATCAGGCTTTTCGATTTTTCAAAAATGATCCTGATGCCACAAAGGATACTATTAAAAAGTATTTTCGTCAACTAAAATTTTTCACTAATAATGATTTTGCATTTATTGATGTTCACAACGAAAAATTGTTTTATCAAAACTCAGCGGTACTTTTAAAATTAGTGCAAATGCTTCAAGATATTCGCTTGAAAACAGAAGAAGAAAATCAGTTTTTAGGGGATATGTTTGAAGGCTTTTTAGATCAAGCTATTAAACAATCAGAAGGGCAATTTTTTACTCCAATTCCTATTGTTAAATTTATCCTTAAATCCTTACCTTTAGAGCAAATTATTACAGAAAGTGAGGAGATACCGAAAGTAATTGACTATGCTTGTGGTGCAGGACATTTTCTTAATGAATACGCCCAAGAAATTAAACCCATTGTTGAAAATAACAAAAAAAATGACCTTGAAAAATACTATCAAAATATTGTCGGCATCGAAAAAGAATATCGTCTTTCTAAGGTAGCAAAAGTTTCTGCTTTTATGTATGGACAAGATGAAATTAATATTATTTATGCTGATACTTTAGCAAATATTCCTAATATCAAAGAAAATGATTACTCTATTTTAGTGGCAAATCCTCCTTATAGTGTGAAAGGTTTTTTAGAAACTTTAGAGGAAAAAGATCGCAAAAAATATCAACTTATTGAAACTATTGAAACGAAAAGTTATCCTAATAATAATAGTATTGAAACTTTTTTTATTGAAAGGGCAAAACAATTATTAAAACCCGATGGAGTAATGGGTATTATTGTACCTTCTTCTATTCTCACCAAAGGGAAGGCAAAAAGTACCTCGAAATCAACTAATATTTATGTGGCGACAAGGGAAATTTTACTTAAATATTTTGATATTATTGCCATCGCTGAATTTGGTAGTGGTACATTTGGTAAAACTGGCACAAATACAGTTACTTTATTTTTAAGAAGAAAAGCGGAAAATCCTGCCCCTTGTGAACATTTTTTGAATCGGGTTAATAGTTGGTTTAAAGGTGAAGATAGTAAGAATAACATTTTTCAAGATGAGTATTTAATTAAAAAATATTGTCATCATTTAGAGTTTAATTTTGAGGACTATAAATTATTTTTAGCAGGAGAAATTAATGAGCAACTCTTAAACCATGATATTTTTAAAGAGTATCAAAAAGAGTTTGATAAATGGACAGAAATTAAAAATTTGAAAAAACAAAGGGCTTTTAAAGCTTTAAGTAAAGAAGCGAAACAAGAAGAATTAAATAAAAGATTTATGGCTTATGTACAGGATATTGAAAGGGATAAACTTTATTATTTTGTGTTAGCTAGTCTGAATCCTCAAAGGGTTTTAATTGTTAAAAGTCCGTCTAAAAATACGGAAATAAAAGAGTTTTTAGGCTATGAATGGAGCAGTGCTAAAGGTAATGAGGGAATTAAATATTTAGGAAATATCACTGTTGAGGAAGTGACGGAAAATGAGGAAGATGATAAACGGGTTTTAAGTAATTTGTTTAATTTAGCTAATATTAATACCCCTCTTTATGATCCTCAAAATAATGATAATTCAGAAAAAATTAACTATTTAATTAAGCAAAATTTTATCGGTGAAACTGTGGATATTCCTGATAGTTTAACAAGTTTTGTTACTTCAGCTTTTTTGGTGGATATGTTAGATTTTTCTCGCCCTGATTTTAGTAAATCTCTTAACACATCACCTAATCAAAATTTAACTATTAATAGTAAATGGGATTTAGCAAAAATTGCTGATATTTTATCATTAGAATATGGTATAAGTTTACCCGAAGCGGATCGAATTAATGGAGAATATCCTGTTATTGGTTCAAATGGAATAGTAGGTTATCATAATGATTTTATTGTAGAAAAACCCTGTATTGTGGTTGGCAGAAAAGGTAGTGCAGGTAAAATAAATTGGATTAATGAAAATTGCTTTCCCATTGATACAACTTTCTATGTTAAAGAGTTAACAGACAAGACAAATTATTATTATTTATATCTGATACTCAATCTTTTAGGTTTAGAAAATCTCGCTGGTGGCACTGGTGTACCCGGTTTAAGTCGAGATGATGTTTATATTCAAAAAATCCCTTTACCTCCTCTCGAAATTCAAGAGGAAATAGTTAAAGCCTGTCAAGCTATTGATGAAGAATTTGAGAAAGCAGAAACTATTATTAAAAGTGAGAAAGAAAAAATTGAAAAGCTAATTATAGAAACAATTAATAAATCTCCCACATTAAAATTAAGTGACACAGCAATAAATATTTTTGCTGGTGGGGATAAACCAAAAGAATTTTCAACAGTTAAAACTGATAAATTTTCAATACCTGTTTATTCTAATTCTGCCGTTAATAATGGTTTATTTGGTTATACCACAAAATTTGATGATAGAGTTAGTGAATCTACTGTTACTGTTACTGCGAGAGGTACAATAGGTTTTGCGATCGCACGAAATGACAAATACGTTCCTATTGTTCGACTTATTGTTATAAATGTTAATAAAAAAGTAATCAATAATCGTTATTTAGAATTTGCCTTAAATTATTCTAATATTTTTAATAGTGGTTCTGTAATTCCTCAGTTAACTGTACCAGAAATATCTAATATTAATATTGCAGTTCCTAATCTTGAAATTCAGGTTAAATTAGTTGCAGAAATTGAAAAATGTGAGGCAAAAATTAAAGAAGCTCAAACAATAATTAACAGTATTGCTAATAGGAAAAAAGCGGTAATTTATCAATATTTATAG